ttttatactactatcaatgtttccaaacaatacaataattaatcttagttatttatatctatcattttctctttaaaattttgtagaaacgttcaaatttcataaattgcaaaataataaactttaaaatttggattataagattacaaattatgaaactattataatttaaatcaaattagattacatataggtcatccaacagttcaatcggttagtctcggatttttaatgatttttttttaatatgaatattttaaaaacctaaattgaattgtcagatctccggataaccggtataatcacaatcgggttgaattaaaaaacactgatttaaaatgcaaaaatattctaaatacactctttaaaattaccaaaatatttgttatatatattagtgaatttttcatcgtaaaatattccgcgcttccaagcgcgggtcaaaatctagtttctttTTGGATCACTACGTAcgactataatttttttatggtaACCACCGAGTAGGAAAGAGTAATCTAAAACGAAGtctaaaaagaagaaagaaagggTCCTTCCCCATCTGTACGTAGAACCATACACATATCGATCTTGGGAAGCATATATTAATGTTAGAGCATGAGCATTTTTCTCATCGAAGCTCTCACATCagaataataaaatgaaagagaaaaaagacAGAAATGTATAAAAGAGTAGAAGAGTCAGAGCCTTTCCTTACTAAGAAATTAGTCTAAGTGGTCttgtttattttatgtttaaatttaattacatgACAAAGTTATTATATATGGATGAGATACCTCGACGCTTAATTCCGTGTGTGATAAGGTGCATGGGTCTAGCAAACCTATAAGATACATAagcctttagtcaaaaaaaaaacctataaGATACCATTTTGAGAAATATCACTTTAAGCATTACCATTGATTTTTTAtcatatcatttaaattaacatcatattatatctttttttttgaaactaacatCATATTATAATCTTAAATCGTGtaagaaaaactaaaagctAGACTTctaaagaagaaaacaaatgtAGACTCTACTAACATTGAATCACTAcgactataattttttttttggtaatcactGAGTAggattttatttcattgattgTATGGTTTGTATTAAttttgagagaaaaaaacaaatatttggcaaaaaatatataaaacatgagGAAATATTAGTAAACTTTAATAATATCATGAAATAATAatgagaaaataagaaaaaaccGAAGAACATGCATAATATGTGtggaaaacacacaaaaatagctacaaaattatataaaactaatcGAACATAAATATTAGTCCACAAAGggcatatctatattattaaagagaaaaagtcttaaaatttaattatgcaaggttgttgcATTATttcattagatttaattttattggccttatcttatatatttgtaacaGTATATTAGTCAATACCATATATCTACCCAATTTTTAATCCTTTCCTCTAACAATATGcatgatattattaattaatatcttatatattaaaataaaagttacaaccttgattcatgtgtgaatttaaaaaaaatagatcttAACTAAAAATCAgttatcattcatttattactaaaaatatgtttaataatatgTCACGCCTAAATTAACCATCAACTCCTACAAAACCGGATTTCTTAACAAACCAATATTTTATTccttatcttatatattaaaatagaagttatgATTTATTTCATGTGTGGTATTtataaaaagatcaaaaattGGGTTTATTATCAAAACAAATTCGGacaaatatattctaaaagcAATATATGTGAtaatttgaattaattaattaatttacagtaagaaaaatataaaattattgtatttaaaagatatacacatttaaatatatataaaaaccttaaatatatatactaattatataaaacaaagacCCGCACAACAGATCTAGTTATTAATTTAATACTGGAATTAGAGAGAATCAAATTATGGGGACTTTCCTAAAACTTTAGAGTCGAAATGAATCAAATTATGgaaatcaaattaatatgttagTTTGTTGCACCTTCTTGTACATTCCCCATCTATGCAGCATGTCCATATATGCTATTTTATTGTTTACTAGGATCGGTCCGTCTTACGGGCGGGAATTTAtaataaacattattttatataaattatattaattttgtgaAGCTTTCtaaaaaacattatatagaaaaaatattataaacaaataaataatgaatataAATGTTAccttttgtttatagattttgagaaatttaaagtatataacgaattttaaaaatttaataataatataaatgggttatctgaatccgaaccaaacctGCAAAGATCTAAActgaactgaaatttagaaatatctgaatgagatTAAAATTTTTGAGCCGAAAACTCGAAATCTGAAtagatctgaaccgaacccgaatagaTACGCGAGAGCCCACCCTAGTGAACCCTACAAATCAGTCAATCCACAAATGGAAACCCAAATAATGCAAGCTGATGTATTGGTGAGAGATTAAATAGTTTTCCTACGGTTTGTTTGTGGCTAAACCCAGGTTTttccatatatttttgtttaatttaaattattttaaatattatgtttgagtatctatattatatattactaaactgattaaataaaaaaacttcacAAAATATGAATTGTTTTGTATAATTAAACTTTACTTACAATCAGACAAACTATTTTTAAGCAAAACAAAAAGTATAATGAACTACTCCATATGTTCTCGAACAACGGAATACAAATCCGTAGTTCAGTTGATCACGTTATGATAATTTTAGTGAGTTTGTTAATGGAGAAGGAATaagccaggatggtgaagatgacACTGATCGCTCGTGTTGCTGATGGGTTGTGCCTCTAGATGACTTGCCAGATTTAGACATGCATAAGTACCATGCCTAGTCTCTGTTTAAGAATCTTTCTAGAAGGGATAATGAAGCTTCAAGAATGTCCGCTGAGACTGGCCCCTATGTCTTACAGCATCGAAAACATGTGTTCTTTATTCTTCTGGCAAAGCTATGTTGGTAAAAAGCAGCCCCATCTGTTCTTTCTCCTGTGATCAATCGAGAGCACATAAATATCTACCTGAGTACATTTGTTGTAATCAGGAGAGCTAGAAAGTTGCTTGTATACCAGCTTCATAGTGATTATTGTTTGCTGCTCCATGGCTTATTGAATAGCAACCATTGTCCTCAAATGTATCATAAATCTCAAAGGAGCAACACTCCAGGAAAACTCATACTCAGTAGTACTAATAAGAAATTGATGATCACTAACCTGATTTTTGATATCCATACATCGTCAAACTCATGAACGACAATTCCATTATCAGCAAGCATTAAAGCACCAGCCTGCTAAAGAGTAAGATGGCATTAGTCAGTAATTCTAGGTTACTTGGAAGTTTCATTGCAAGGAACCATTTATCAATGCAAAATATACAATGCAAAATTCACATATTTCAGGTTCTTTAGCCACAGTTGCAGTCAACCTAATTGTTGTCcaaattgttaaaaaaagaaagaaagatcaaagTTTGGTATATAGTTAGTTGATTACTATTCTGTCATCTATTCAGATTCTTTAGGCAACTGATTGTCATCTCTTCTAGTCAGACGACAAAGTCTTCTTTCTCTCAGATATCTGAAAATCCTTAAGCAActgttaatctttttttttttttttttttttttttttttttttttttttttttgaacacgaAGCAACTGTTAATCATCAACAAAACTAGAAACAAATACTccactgagagagagagagaggagttgcCTAAGTCTTTCTTTTACTGTTTTGATCTCTGAAAAATCACTCCCCAACATTGTACATAGACCCATTCTTCTGCTCCAAAAGAGCTTTACTCCATTGAGCTAAGACCAGATTCTTAATTGTTGAATCCTCATCCAACGTAAACCTTTACTCTCCAGTGACAGTGTGAACTTCTCCGTCACAGCAGATCATCAACGTTTGAAGGCAGCAGAGAGACTTGCTATACAATCCATACGTACCATGAGCCAAGAGATCAGTTGTGTTGTAGATCCATGCCTCTGTGACGTAGTTGAGACTGTGTGGTCACGTCCTCTCATTTTGTCTGTGAGCCAATCCACATTTCGCCTATAGTGTTCACGAAGATGATACATTGATACTCCGAGTGATCGCAGAGTGTCTCGAGTTTCCACTCTTCCTTCGAGGGTGAGCTCGTCACGCTTCACCAAGATTCTCTCTGGCTTGCTCACGAACTTCCTTGTGATCTCAAGAGCTTCTGGTGGCATTGTTGCTCAGAAGGCACCCACTCTTAGATCTTCAGTGGAAGATCGCTGGAATATGTCATAGATATCTGGTCCTTGAAACCACGAGAGAGCATTTCACTAGCTTCATCAAAAAACAAACATCTTAATGTGGATTGTCTCTTCGACATGTCAAAGACACGCCCTGGAGTTCCGACAACAACATGGACACCACCTTGGAGAATGCGCTGTTCTTCACGCCTTCACGGACACAGGCATGAACCTTGACGCCAAAGGTAGTCCACCAAGGGCTCTCTGGTTGGAGCAGAAATATTGCGGTTTTCCCATACTAGGTACCGGACTGAGCTTTGGAGTAGGCCAACTTATAGGAAATGAAgctaaaccaaactaaaccatgAATAATTTTCTTCCTCTTGACAAACTATAATAAATCAAGCCTAAACCATTGTCATTAGTGATGCTAGTGTATTTGACGAACATCTTCTCTGTTAATTATGCAAATGTTTTGATCGTTATTAAGTTTAGTAAAATGATCATATTCATTACTTTCTTTGTTTctaaataagtgtcactttgatATTTTTCGCACAAATTAATAAAGTGaaggaaatatatgtaagtcGTTAGAGAGACATTAACtttgagaacaaaaaaaaacatgaatagtaCATCTATATAATGGTTTGCattttattaatgtataatatttttattaaattcctATCTTAAAGAGTATGTTGGCAATGTTAAGCTCCACATTCATTCCCTCCCAAACCACCATAGTTGAAAAAGAAACCGAGATGA
This portion of the Raphanus sativus cultivar WK10039 unplaced genomic scaffold, ASM80110v3 Scaffold1676, whole genome shotgun sequence genome encodes:
- the LOC108838527 gene encoding eukaryotic initiation factor 4A-6-like; its protein translation is MPPEALEITRKFVSKPERILVKRDELTLEGRVETRDTLRSLGVSMYHLREHYRRNVDWLTDKMRGRDHTVSTTSQRHGSTTQLISWLMAGALMLADNGIVVHEFDDVWISKISHGAANNNHYEAGIQATF